CAACGCTTATGTATCCGATTCTATTATTGCCTTGAAACGTTTGGAACAACGGTATTAGTCAGCCTTAAACGGTATTAATAGGCAATCGTTACCCGTTCATTTTCCATTTTTGCATAATTTCTTTTCACAGCTTCGCGGATTCCTCTCTGCATGGCAGCGTCTATGGTCGAACCCATGCGGGGAAAACCGAATGTCTGCGCACATGCTTTTACCAAATCTGCTGCAGGCAGGCTGATGGAGTCGGTTAGTATCTGCCGGATAGCATTGGCTATTTCTTCAGGGGGAATATCTGTTACATCCCGGTCGGAAACCGGGCGGTAAGCCGGATACGAACAACATTGCTCTTTATCTTTCCAACAATAAACATATCCGTCATGTTCCGTGCGGCAGATATTCAGTGTATCAAGAATAGCTTCTATGTGAGCTTCTATCCGTGGCCCCAGACGGCTGATTCCCCATTCAGCTAGAATCTTCTTACAAAGTAACGATTTACTGACAGGAGCTTCGTTCTCTATAATTTTCCGTATTTGGGAAGTAAGGATGGGGGAACTTTCCGTGAGGAAGAAATCTTCGGACAGATATTTGTCCGGAGTCACTTCGGCGGATTTATACTTCTGTTGCCTGCTTGGGGCAACGGGAACAGCAGTCGGTTGTTTTTCAGCAGCAACTGGAGATGCTTTGAGAAGAAATGAAAGCTCATTTGTATTCCCTTCGGGGGGTGAAACAGACTCCTTGTTTTGTTTCTCTTCTGTTATGACCGCCGGAGTAGTATTTGTCTTAACATTATAGGTTTCACTACTTGCTTTTGATGCTTTCTTTTGGGAGATTGCTTCCTGTATGGACGCAATTACTTCATCCGGTTTTTCCCACCAGTCCATTGTCCATATGCGGCAGATGTTCCAACCGAGTGCTTTCAGGACATTATTCTGAACAATTTCCCGGTCGCGTGCGGTTTTAGTACGCTTGTAATTCTTCCCGTCGCAGATAATGCCTAGTTGGTAATTAGACTCGTTTAGGGTATCTACTATGCCTATATCTATTTTATAACCTGAGCATCCGATGTCGGTATGCACGGTATATCCCAGTGAACGCAACTTGTCGGCAATGATGTTTTCGATAGAAGCAGATGTTTCTGATAGTGAATTGTCTGAACTGTTGATTACATTCCTTGTTCCTTTCTCTGCGTATTCAAGGAAACGTTTTAGTCCGGCTACTCCAATGGAAGAAGTCCGGTTCAAGTCTATCATATCCGACCGTAGAGTAGAGTAAATAATCATCTCGTACCGGGCACGGGAGACTGCTACGTTGAGTCTTCTTTCTCCACCCGCACGGTTTAGCGGGCCGAAGTTCATGCTGACACGTCCTGCGGCATCCGGGCCGTAACCTACCGAAAAGAGAATCACGTCCCGTTCGTCTCCCTGCACATTCTCCAAGTTCTTGATAAATAGCGGCTCTTCACATTCCAAGGCAAGAGTTTCCAGTTCGGGATGGGCGATAAAGAGGTCGGACAGTAAATCTTCTATTAAAGCCTGCTGGACGATGCTGAAAGTGACTACGCCGATGCTTTTCTTCCTTAATTCATCGTTACTCAGCCTTCTTGCTATTTCATCGACTACTGCTTGTGCTTCCGCCCGGTTCTGACGCGATTTTCCTTTGTCATAATAACCGTTAATATTCACCATTCTGACCTTGGATTCGATATTGTCCGGAGAAGGGAACGTCATCAGCTTATTGTCGTAATATTCGGAGTTGCTGAAAGCGATAAGGCTCTCGTGTTTGCTTCGATAGTGCCACAACAGGTACTTGGAAGGAATGGACAAGGCGAGGCAGTCATCAAGGATACTCTCCAAATCTTCCATTTCTATATTCTCTTCGTCAGTGGTATTGACCGAGAAGAAATTTGTCGGTGGCATCTGTTTCGGGTCGCCTACAATAACCACATTCTTCCCTCGGGCAATGGCGCCTACGGCTTCATAAGTCGGCATCTGCGATGCTTCGTCAAAGACTATCAGGTCAAATTTATCCGCATCCGTATCAATGAATTGGGCAACGGAAAGAGGACTCATCAGCATGCACGGGCACATACGCGACAACAACGTCGGAATTTGGTCGAACAGCTTACGGATGGATATACCGCGTGCATTGTTGCGGATGTTCTTCTGGAGTATGCCAACTTCGGAGCTTTGAATAGCTTCATGAGTGAAGGATGGAATATTGGAAGCCAACCTGGCAAACAATTCCTTTTTAGTGGTTTCTTCGAATTGAGTGGATATTAGCTTGTACTTCGCTATAATATCATTGAATATTTTGCCATTGAATAACTCCAAAGTCGGTTCTTTGGAAATGATATACTGAATGGCTGCCTGATAAAAACTCTTGTAGAAACTGCCGGTAAGTTGAGCGGTAGGGATATTCTTCTCTTTATATTCCGTAGCTATAAATCCGATAGTAAGTCTGTCGAGCGTCCGGTAAGCTTGTAGCCACTGATACCAGTCTTTGAGCTTATCCAAATTCTCTTTCCATGTTTGAGCTTTTGATATGCCTGTGTTTATCCAATCGGTAGAATTTATATAAAGCTCTACTATTGAAATGCCTAGAGTGCCGGAAAGTTTGTGCTCTATGTTCACGAGTTCATTCGAATACCGGTAGATTTCATCGAGAGAATGGGTATGAATATCTCTGAATGTTTGTATTCCTTCAGCCAGTTGTACAGACAGGTTGCGTTTGATTTGTGAGACTTTGGCGATATCTTTCGAATAACTCAACAAATGCGAATGAAGAGAAACCATGTCATTGATAATCTGTTCAATTGTATTCCAATCTTCATTCTTGCCGAATCGTCCGAATAGGGCAGGCAGTTGACTTGCGTATTTCTGAACGGCTTCTGCTTCTTCCTGGTATTGGACAATCTGGTGGAGCAACGGTTTGATAGTATCCGGCTCGATGGCTTTCAGCGCATATGCATGGAGTGCTTTCTTTATTTTTCTTTGTCCGAAATATCTGGGAATAAACCACTGGGCAGATACCCGGTTCCACTCGGTTAACATTGCTTTGGCGTTCGCTTGCAGGATTTCTTTAGTGAATCCGGTTTCAATCGTCTTTCTTAGTTCGTCACGTTTGCGCCCATGGTTCACTACTTCACGATATTCATCAAGAGTCTCGTTCAGTGATGGAAGAGTCAATAATCCGGGAGTAAGTTCGGGAATATCAAGTATGTTTCGGATAATGTTCGCAATCGTTTGAAAGTCAGCGCGTGTGGGATGCATTTCCGTATCTGCCAAAAGAGCGGAGAACGCGGTTAATTTCTGTCGGATAGCTTGCAATAAGTCTGTAAAGTCGGTGAGTGAACGCTCGGCTTCGTCCTTTCCGGCAGAAGAATATTCTGAAATAGAGATACCCGTCAACGGATGCCGGTAAGGGTGTCCGCACGCATTGGCTGTGCGTACCAAAGATTCAATGGCGTCTTCCCATTGGGTAAATGTTTCTTTATCCAATGTCTCCAAATAGGATAGGGGAATATCGAAACAAGGCTCGGCATCCGATGATTGATAATGAATAATCGCATCATACAATGAAATGCCGAACGGATACTCTTTATGCAAGGCTTCGATGTATTTATTCAACTCTGCCCGTAAACCAAGTAAGCGTTCCGCTTCTTTCTTGAATTCTTCGGGCGGCGTCTGCCTGATAATTTCAGTCGTCTCTTTCAGTTGTGAGATAACCGCAGATTTCTTTGTTTTGTTAGAGTGGATTTCCAGACAGAACGGAGCAAGACCGATGGCGGCCAATCTGTTTTGAACAACAGAGAGGGCAGCCATCTTTTCCGCTACGAATAGCACACGCTTTCCTTTATAAAGTGCGTTGGCGATAATATTGGTGATGGTTTGTGATTTACCTGTTCCCGGTGGGCCGTGCAGGATAAAAGTTTGGTCGTGCACCGCTTCGTATATGGCTTCCAATTGGGAAGAATCGGCGATGATAGGCAATACGATATCGGCAGGAGACAGTTGCTTGTCCATGTAACTTGCGTCTATCTCTTCCGTAGCAGCTTCCCATTCTATCTTTCCGTTGATGAGGCTGGATACAATCTTGTTCTGAACCAGTTTGTGGGCATTATTGTGAATATCATTCCACATGATGAACTTATTGAAAGAGAATATGCCCAAAATAGCTTGCTCTTCAACGTCCCATTTGCGTTGGTTCTTGATGCAGTTTCGGATGATGGAGTAGATTAACTTTACGTTTACACCGCTTCCGTCGGTAGGCAACGGGTCTAATCCGGGCACGCTGATGCCGAAGTTTTGGCGGAGCATCTCCAATAATGTAATATTCATCATAGTTTCCTCTTCGCGGGAACGGATGACATATCCTCTAGCTGCCGATTTGCGGATGATTTCGACCGGAAGCAGCAGTATCGGCGCATAACGCGGGCGTTCGCTGGAAGGAGTCTCATACCATTTTAGCAATCCCAACGCAAGATAAAGCGTATTAGCTCCATTCTCTTCAATAGATGTCCGCGAAGAACGGTAGAGATGCGTCAATGCCTTGCCTAAATCATTCTCCGATAAGTAAAAACGTAATCTTTTCTGCGAAAGCTCCGAATTGACAAAATCAACAATCGGATTGGACTCGGAAACAGAGGAATAGATGCCGAACTCCATAGCCGGACTTTCCCAGTCGGCAGGGCGGTGAAGGATACGGAACTCTTCCCCGTCTGCCAAAGCATCTTCCAGACTGGCAAGATTTGCCGGGATTAGTTGGAGCGTATTTTTAGTAATACGGATATTCAATAGGTTATTGCGCAGGCTTAAATCGAGGAGCCGCCTTTCCCATATTACCAGTTTGGTTATGGCTGTCTGGGTATCGCTGCCTGATAAATCATAAGGATTGATACTTTGCGGTGTAATATGAACCGTATTCTTCTGAATAGTCAGTGAGTTTTCGTCTATTTCCCAAGTCTGTCCGTGTAATATGCGTTGGGGGATAGGGCGGATTCCCGAGTGTCTCGCCCTCTTCACATCTACCGCAAGTATGAAATGAGTACCTTCTTTCAGCTTGCCGTCCGCTTTCTTCACGGCATCGTCGAAGTCGGACTGATGCCCCATATTCATACAGGTCGTTTCTACTAAAGTGATGTCGTAGATTCCTTCCGCCGTCCTTTTTGTTAATAAAGAAACATCGTCTATCGTAGGGTCGGGAAAAGTCTCCGGCACTAGCCAGGCTCCTGCGAAAGCATGCCCTTGGGTAATGATGACAAGCGCGTTCAGCCCGATAGCTTCCAGGCACGAAGCATAGAGCAAGGACATATCCAGGCAAGTTCCCAACTTCTGAGCCATTACGGAATCTGCCAGCCGGACACGTTGCCCGTACTCCTCAAAACTTGCGGGAACGGTGCTGTATATAATCTGCTGTTCTGAGATGGCGGTATAAATAGCCGCCATTTGCTTTCTTACCCTGTCCGGGTTACGGCTCTGATATTCGTCGAGAGACGGGCTGTCCGTCCACTGTCCTAAGATGGCAGCCGCCCTTTTTATAATAGGTAAGATAGCCGTGTGGTTGGGAGTGATAAAGGCGGCCAGCATTTCGGGGAGCACATTGAGTCCGCCCCATTGGTCATAAGCCAGCATGTCGATAGGGTAGGTCCGGGTAAATATCAGCGTTGCCTCGGAAGTGATTTCTATCTTTAAGTTACCGGATAAACGCTCGGTCAGTTGCGTGAAATAATTGGCAGATAACGTGAGACTGGGTGATTGCAGAGATACCGTACTGTTAGCCGGAATCTGCTCGATAACCGTCGGGACAGCATTGCCGAAAGCCGGTTCAGTCGTGATTAGCACTTGTATGTCCTTTAGCGGGGCAGAGGTTATG
The DNA window shown above is from Bacteroides faecium and carries:
- a CDS encoding DUF3320 domain-containing protein translates to MDERLDKVKVQFGYLPLINFAIQQNSAPVIHQLSIENITSAPLKDIQVLITTEPAFGNAVPTVIEQIPANSTVSLQSPSLTLSANYFTQLTERLSGNLKIEITSEATLIFTRTYPIDMLAYDQWGGLNVLPEMLAAFITPNHTAILPIIKRAAAILGQWTDSPSLDEYQSRNPDRVRKQMAAIYTAISEQQIIYSTVPASFEEYGQRVRLADSVMAQKLGTCLDMSLLYASCLEAIGLNALVIITQGHAFAGAWLVPETFPDPTIDDVSLLTKRTAEGIYDITLVETTCMNMGHQSDFDDAVKKADGKLKEGTHFILAVDVKRARHSGIRPIPQRILHGQTWEIDENSLTIQKNTVHITPQSINPYDLSGSDTQTAITKLVIWERRLLDLSLRNNLLNIRITKNTLQLIPANLASLEDALADGEEFRILHRPADWESPAMEFGIYSSVSESNPIVDFVNSELSQKRLRFYLSENDLGKALTHLYRSSRTSIEENGANTLYLALGLLKWYETPSSERPRYAPILLLPVEIIRKSAARGYVIRSREEETMMNITLLEMLRQNFGISVPGLDPLPTDGSGVNVKLIYSIIRNCIKNQRKWDVEEQAILGIFSFNKFIMWNDIHNNAHKLVQNKIVSSLINGKIEWEAATEEIDASYMDKQLSPADIVLPIIADSSQLEAIYEAVHDQTFILHGPPGTGKSQTITNIIANALYKGKRVLFVAEKMAALSVVQNRLAAIGLAPFCLEIHSNKTKKSAVISQLKETTEIIRQTPPEEFKKEAERLLGLRAELNKYIEALHKEYPFGISLYDAIIHYQSSDAEPCFDIPLSYLETLDKETFTQWEDAIESLVRTANACGHPYRHPLTGISISEYSSAGKDEAERSLTDFTDLLQAIRQKLTAFSALLADTEMHPTRADFQTIANIIRNILDIPELTPGLLTLPSLNETLDEYREVVNHGRKRDELRKTIETGFTKEILQANAKAMLTEWNRVSAQWFIPRYFGQRKIKKALHAYALKAIEPDTIKPLLHQIVQYQEEAEAVQKYASQLPALFGRFGKNEDWNTIEQIINDMVSLHSHLLSYSKDIAKVSQIKRNLSVQLAEGIQTFRDIHTHSLDEIYRYSNELVNIEHKLSGTLGISIVELYINSTDWINTGISKAQTWKENLDKLKDWYQWLQAYRTLDRLTIGFIATEYKEKNIPTAQLTGSFYKSFYQAAIQYIISKEPTLELFNGKIFNDIIAKYKLISTQFEETTKKELFARLASNIPSFTHEAIQSSEVGILQKNIRNNARGISIRKLFDQIPTLLSRMCPCMLMSPLSVAQFIDTDADKFDLIVFDEASQMPTYEAVGAIARGKNVVIVGDPKQMPPTNFFSVNTTDEENIEMEDLESILDDCLALSIPSKYLLWHYRSKHESLIAFSNSEYYDNKLMTFPSPDNIESKVRMVNINGYYDKGKSRQNRAEAQAVVDEIARRLSNDELRKKSIGVVTFSIVQQALIEDLLSDLFIAHPELETLALECEEPLFIKNLENVQGDERDVILFSVGYGPDAAGRVSMNFGPLNRAGGERRLNVAVSRARYEMIIYSTLRSDMIDLNRTSSIGVAGLKRFLEYAEKGTRNVINSSDNSLSETSASIENIIADKLRSLGYTVHTDIGCSGYKIDIGIVDTLNESNYQLGIICDGKNYKRTKTARDREIVQNNVLKALGWNICRIWTMDWWEKPDEVIASIQEAISQKKASKASSETYNVKTNTTPAVITEEKQNKESVSPPEGNTNELSFLLKASPVAAEKQPTAVPVAPSRQQKYKSAEVTPDKYLSEDFFLTESSPILTSQIRKIIENEAPVSKSLLCKKILAEWGISRLGPRIEAHIEAILDTLNICRTEHDGYVYCWKDKEQCCSYPAYRPVSDRDVTDIPPEEIANAIRQILTDSISLPAADLVKACAQTFGFPRMGSTIDAAMQRGIREAVKRNYAKMENERVTIAY